In Archangium violaceum, the following are encoded in one genomic region:
- a CDS encoding SMI1/KNR4 family protein — protein MEREKELPLKAVHVTPVGGKELSQLERTLGKVLPETYLQFITQHGLFRATDGYGHERARMLSPSEVLERHEWYKEFVEEDSFGDEEEEMEAARREAEVRRRLVPFQYISNSNVSDFYSFDTGLRRATGPLIMQAYHDDYDLAPWLLAEAPDVSGCTFDFDEHMSWVLRECLEEGKWGR, from the coding sequence TTGGAGCGCGAGAAGGAGCTTCCCCTCAAAGCGGTGCATGTGACGCCGGTTGGTGGGAAGGAGCTGAGCCAGCTGGAGCGTACGCTGGGCAAGGTGCTTCCCGAGACGTACCTCCAGTTCATCACCCAGCACGGTTTGTTCCGTGCGACGGATGGGTATGGCCATGAGAGGGCCCGGATGCTGAGCCCTTCCGAGGTGCTGGAGCGGCACGAATGGTACAAGGAATTCGTGGAGGAGGACTCATTCGGTGATGAGGAGGAGGAGATGGAAGCCGCCCGCCGCGAGGCCGAGGTGAGGAGGCGGCTGGTTCCATTTCAGTACATCTCCAACTCGAACGTGAGCGACTTCTACAGCTTCGACACGGGGCTGCGCCGGGCCACCGGGCCGCTCATCATGCAGGCCTACCACGACGACTACGACCTTGCGCCGTGGCTGCTGGCCGAGGCCCCTGACGTCTCTGGCTGCACCTTCGACTTCGACGAGCACATGAGTTGGGTACTCCGGGAGTGTCTGGAGGAAGGGAAGTGGGGCCGGTAG
- a CDS encoding lipoxygenase family protein has translation MSLFTPPTLPQNDTPENRASRARTLAQKQTQYVYDYPAIVAGLPMAAAPIPVDISLDWALQLAETVILLGENFVDALLPNLFSFDVQIPVKLGQANSGATTTAVYTQTAPPEASVFDASLKNQEVDKRDVLAFQSLLSDARKDLAGLAQNAHARKVTRPPPGSPGGHGVLDTLANQGQSLLDKAIGQDAKSIESWLSQLVRTVLDFVLTKAGLYGRATDLQDYDAQFRKVVLPWTAGVYLTDEAFAALRVAGPNAGILQRATLEEVSRLLPSDEQFQRITGETGLTRQQAVEAGHFYLVDYKALAQLVPGTTPQQKYVFAPKALFYVPRLGEGRGSLSPVSIQIGQDASSSIFYPDGGLAWMLAKTCVNIADGNYHELISHLGLTHLLTEPFVLATERQLDPQHPLYVLLTPHFAGTLFINYSAQTSLITQGGPVDMLLSGTIDSSNQVAATAVKAVRYNESFFPEKLARQGIDSPEQLPDYPYRDDALTLWKAIHGWVSDYTALYYSGDADVVGDYELQAWVQELVSAGHLQHIGEAAPGKTPCISTLDYLCKLLTQVIFTASVEHAAVNFPQRTAMSYTPAIPLAGFAAFPGPVTSGAEATQLLDLLPPLNQSILQQAVLAGLGNVYYTVLGQYGGQLSDPRALLVLGKFQRTLQSIEKHIQAANSVGGRTLYTTLLPSAIPQSINI, from the coding sequence ATGAGCCTGTTCACCCCTCCCACCCTGCCGCAGAACGATACCCCGGAAAACCGCGCGAGCCGGGCGCGGACGCTGGCCCAGAAGCAGACCCAGTACGTGTACGACTACCCGGCCATCGTCGCCGGGCTGCCCATGGCGGCGGCGCCCATCCCCGTGGACATCTCGCTCGACTGGGCCCTCCAGCTCGCCGAGACCGTCATCCTGCTGGGAGAGAACTTCGTGGATGCGCTGTTGCCCAACCTCTTCAGCTTCGACGTGCAGATCCCCGTCAAGCTCGGCCAGGCGAACTCGGGCGCGACCACGACCGCCGTCTACACCCAGACCGCGCCCCCGGAGGCGAGCGTGTTCGACGCCTCGCTGAAGAACCAGGAAGTCGACAAGCGCGACGTCCTGGCCTTCCAGTCCCTGCTGAGCGATGCGCGCAAGGACCTGGCGGGGCTCGCCCAGAACGCGCATGCGCGCAAGGTCACGCGTCCGCCGCCGGGCTCGCCGGGCGGCCACGGGGTGCTCGACACGCTCGCGAACCAGGGGCAGTCGCTGCTCGACAAGGCCATCGGGCAGGACGCCAAGAGCATCGAGTCCTGGCTGTCCCAGCTGGTCAGGACCGTGCTCGACTTCGTGCTGACGAAGGCGGGCCTCTACGGGCGCGCCACGGATCTTCAGGACTACGACGCGCAGTTCCGCAAGGTGGTGCTGCCGTGGACCGCGGGCGTGTACCTCACGGACGAGGCGTTCGCCGCGCTGCGTGTCGCCGGCCCCAACGCGGGCATCCTTCAGCGGGCGACCCTCGAGGAGGTCTCGCGCCTGCTGCCCTCGGATGAGCAGTTCCAGCGCATCACGGGCGAGACGGGGTTGACGCGCCAGCAGGCCGTGGAAGCCGGGCACTTCTACCTCGTGGACTACAAGGCGCTCGCGCAGCTGGTGCCGGGCACGACGCCCCAGCAGAAGTACGTGTTCGCCCCCAAGGCCCTCTTCTACGTGCCGCGCCTGGGCGAGGGCCGGGGTTCGCTGAGCCCCGTGTCCATCCAGATCGGGCAGGACGCGAGCAGCTCCATCTTCTACCCGGACGGGGGGCTCGCGTGGATGCTCGCCAAGACGTGCGTCAACATCGCGGATGGCAACTACCACGAGCTCATCAGCCACCTGGGGCTCACGCACCTGCTCACCGAGCCGTTCGTGCTCGCCACCGAGCGGCAGCTCGACCCGCAGCATCCGCTCTACGTGCTGCTCACCCCGCACTTCGCGGGCACGCTGTTCATCAACTACAGCGCGCAGACCTCGCTCATCACCCAGGGGGGACCGGTGGACATGCTCCTGTCGGGCACCATCGATTCGTCCAACCAGGTGGCGGCCACCGCCGTGAAGGCGGTGCGCTACAACGAGTCGTTCTTCCCCGAGAAGCTCGCCCGCCAGGGCATCGACTCGCCGGAGCAACTGCCCGACTACCCCTACCGCGATGACGCGCTGACCCTCTGGAAGGCCATCCACGGTTGGGTGTCCGATTACACCGCGCTCTACTACTCCGGGGACGCGGACGTGGTGGGCGACTACGAGCTGCAGGCCTGGGTACAGGAGCTGGTGAGCGCCGGGCACCTGCAGCACATCGGCGAGGCGGCTCCCGGCAAGACGCCGTGCATCTCCACGCTCGACTACCTGTGCAAGCTGCTCACCCAGGTCATCTTCACCGCGAGCGTGGAGCACGCGGCGGTGAACTTCCCGCAGCGCACCGCGATGAGCTATACGCCGGCCATCCCGCTCGCCGGCTTCGCGGCCTTCCCGGGCCCGGTCACCTCGGGGGCCGAGGCGACGCAGTTGTTGGATCTGCTGCCCCCGCTCAACCAGTCCATCCTCCAGCAGGCGGTGTTGGCGGGCCTGGGCAACGTCTACTACACGGTGCTGGGCCAGTACGGGGGCCAGCTGTCCGACCCCCGGGCGCTCCTGGTGCTGGGCAAGTTCCAGCGCACGCTGCAGTCCATCGAGAAGCACATCCAGGCGGCCAACTCCGTGGGGGGGCGCACGCTCTACACGACGCTCCTGCCCTCGGCCATCCCCCAGAGCATCAACATCTGA
- a CDS encoding IS630 family transposase, producing MTRTHARAPPGVRVVEHVPRNRGVVTTVLGAMALDGIRALMTIEGATTADVFEAFVESMLVPRLNPGDIVVMDNVGAHKPARILERIRAAGAHVLFLPPYSPDLNPIELFWNKFKELLRSMAARTPQELDHAIAEAMTLTTLENIAGWFKHCGYKI from the coding sequence ATGACGCGCACTCACGCACGAGCCCCTCCGGGGGTGCGAGTGGTGGAACATGTCCCCAGAAACCGGGGTGTCGTCACCACCGTGCTGGGCGCCATGGCCCTGGACGGCATCCGGGCGCTGATGACCATCGAAGGAGCCACCACAGCCGATGTCTTCGAGGCGTTTGTCGAGTCCATGCTCGTGCCCAGGCTCAACCCGGGCGATATCGTCGTGATGGACAATGTGGGCGCGCACAAGCCCGCACGCATCCTGGAACGTATTCGCGCCGCCGGCGCCCACGTTCTCTTCCTTCCCCCGTATTCGCCGGACCTCAACCCCATTGAACTGTTTTGGAACAAGTTCAAAGAACTGCTCAGGAGCATGGCCGCGCGTACCCCGCAGGAACTTGATCATGCCATCGCTGAGGCCATGACTCTCACCACCCTCGAGAACATCGCTGGCTGGTTCAAGCATTGTGGATATAAAATATAG
- a CDS encoding NmrA family NAD(P)-binding protein, translated as MTDAVKKTVLLVGASGALGGMIARALLEKPGVIPRCLVRPGSRAKLADLEAAGVRLVEGDLGADSEAALAAACSGVWSVVSAVQGGPDVIIDGQLRLLRAAIAARARRFIPSDYALDYFNLAEGENISTDWRRQFARAADEQTAGTGLEVVHVLNGCFLDRRVLFGFLGMIDLDKGTARYWGDGDRPMDFTTYADTARYTAEAAVDPEPLPSRFNVAGETLDFHQLVRAYQEASGRTLKLERLGSLEELDKELARRWQAEPGNMSSWLPLMFSRAMLNGKGRLGKLVNARYPHIHPATVREYVRREKL; from the coding sequence ATGACCGATGCCGTGAAGAAGACCGTGTTGCTGGTGGGAGCCTCGGGAGCACTCGGGGGGATGATTGCCCGGGCCCTGCTGGAGAAGCCCGGGGTCATCCCGCGCTGTCTGGTGCGGCCCGGGAGCCGCGCGAAGCTCGCGGACCTGGAGGCCGCGGGGGTTCGGCTCGTCGAAGGGGACCTGGGCGCCGATTCCGAGGCGGCCCTGGCGGCGGCCTGCTCGGGTGTGTGGAGTGTGGTCTCCGCCGTCCAGGGCGGCCCGGACGTCATCATCGATGGCCAACTCCGCCTGCTGCGCGCCGCCATCGCCGCCCGCGCCCGTCGCTTCATTCCCTCGGACTACGCCCTCGACTACTTCAACCTCGCCGAGGGCGAGAACATCAGCACCGACTGGCGGCGGCAATTCGCCCGGGCCGCGGACGAGCAAACCGCCGGCACGGGCCTCGAGGTGGTCCATGTGCTCAACGGCTGCTTCCTCGATCGGAGGGTGCTGTTCGGATTCCTCGGGATGATCGACCTCGACAAGGGGACGGCGCGCTACTGGGGTGACGGCGACAGGCCCATGGACTTCACCACGTACGCGGACACGGCCCGCTACACCGCCGAGGCAGCCGTGGACCCCGAACCGCTGCCCTCCCGCTTCAACGTCGCGGGCGAGACACTCGACTTCCACCAACTGGTGCGCGCCTACCAGGAGGCCTCTGGCAGGACACTGAAGCTCGAGCGGCTCGGCTCGCTGGAGGAGCTGGACAAGGAGCTCGCCCGGCGCTGGCAGGCCGAGCCGGGCAACATGTCCTCCTGGCTGCCCCTCATGTTTTCGCGCGCCATGCTCAACGGAAAGGGACGACTCGGGAAGCTCGTCAACGCGCGCTATCCGCACATCCACCCGGCCACCGTGCGTGAGTACGTCCGGCGGGAGAAGCTGTAG
- a CDS encoding helix-turn-helix transcriptional regulator produces MNWELAFPMRTLLHGRELFVGEWHCAGGSPRPPCWRERALYYEVDLLQTGTHVRDLGHQRNVVDPTTAALHAPSDEYWMASPTERPQRGTLLLLRGALAEELIPRLPTRSCSISPQAARLHAQLLHAVDPLAREETALSLVHCVLSNARAQPERARSVSRAWRRLSEELQHVVATRFKERLSLEVMASACSTSPFHASRVFRAVTGETLHRHLTRVRLRAALFELQGSAGRLTELALSMGFSSHSHFTQAFQEEFGCAPSSLVGGPVRGRKIPSREKD; encoded by the coding sequence ATGAACTGGGAACTCGCTTTTCCAATGCGCACGCTGCTCCATGGGCGTGAGCTCTTCGTGGGTGAATGGCATTGCGCCGGCGGCTCGCCACGTCCTCCCTGCTGGCGGGAGCGAGCCCTCTATTACGAGGTGGATCTCCTCCAGACGGGAACGCACGTGCGTGACCTGGGGCATCAACGCAACGTGGTGGATCCGACGACGGCCGCGCTCCATGCGCCATCGGATGAGTATTGGATGGCCTCTCCCACGGAACGCCCTCAGCGGGGCACGCTGCTCCTGCTCCGGGGCGCACTGGCCGAGGAGCTGATTCCTCGTCTGCCCACTCGAAGTTGTTCCATTTCACCGCAAGCCGCGCGCCTTCATGCCCAGCTCTTGCACGCCGTGGATCCACTGGCCCGGGAAGAGACGGCGTTGTCACTGGTACATTGTGTGCTGTCGAATGCGCGGGCTCAGCCGGAGCGGGCGCGGAGCGTCTCCCGCGCATGGCGCCGCTTGAGCGAGGAGCTGCAACACGTGGTGGCCACTCGCTTCAAGGAACGTTTGTCCTTGGAGGTCATGGCCTCAGCGTGCAGCACATCTCCCTTTCATGCGAGCCGTGTCTTCCGGGCCGTGACGGGTGAGACCTTACACCGACACCTCACCCGAGTGAGGCTTCGCGCTGCCCTCTTCGAGCTCCAGGGCTCTGCCGGACGTTTGACCGAGCTTGCCCTTTCCATGGGTTTTTCATCCCACAGTCATTTCACGCAGGCCTTCCAGGAGGAGTTCGGCTGTGCGCCTTCATCTCTGGTGGGCGGACCTGTTCGTGGACGGAAAATCCCTTCACGGGAGAAGGACTGA
- a CDS encoding transposase: MGWPLRMFQEEGYYFVTSRCFQGRLLLRPGAEMNEVVGGVLARAVRQSAGCVRLHAFTFASNHFHLLVWARGAALASFMQYLRANLSRKVGQLVDWNGGFWERRYSAEPVLDDEALVGRLRYVLAHGVKEGLVEKCTEWPGLTCLPQLLGPARRLFRWFNWTKRWSKRGSEDMTAGEGRFAEEWAEPVELEVAPLPCWKGLGEEERQRAVRNLLEEVEAEARGRGTPALGERAVRAQHPHTRPEHLKRSPRPVGHASTRQALKELREQYRAFVAVFREAAERWRRGDFSARFPLFSFPPRVVPGRAAQIL; this comes from the coding sequence ATGGGCTGGCCGCTGAGGATGTTCCAGGAGGAGGGCTACTACTTCGTCACGTCCAGGTGCTTCCAGGGGAGGCTGCTGCTGCGACCTGGCGCGGAGATGAACGAGGTGGTGGGGGGCGTGCTGGCGAGAGCCGTGCGGCAGAGCGCCGGCTGCGTGAGGCTGCACGCCTTCACCTTCGCCTCCAACCACTTCCACCTGTTGGTGTGGGCTCGGGGAGCGGCGCTCGCCAGCTTCATGCAGTACCTGCGCGCCAACCTCTCCAGGAAGGTGGGGCAGCTGGTGGACTGGAATGGAGGCTTCTGGGAGAGGCGCTACTCGGCGGAGCCGGTGCTGGACGACGAGGCACTGGTGGGACGGCTGCGCTACGTGTTGGCCCATGGGGTGAAGGAGGGGTTGGTGGAGAAGTGCACCGAGTGGCCGGGCCTCACGTGTCTGCCGCAGTTGTTGGGACCGGCGCGGCGGCTGTTCCGGTGGTTCAACTGGACGAAGCGCTGGAGCAAACGGGGCAGCGAGGACATGACGGCGGGGGAGGGGCGCTTCGCCGAGGAGTGGGCCGAGCCAGTGGAGTTGGAGGTGGCGCCCCTGCCGTGTTGGAAAGGACTGGGAGAGGAGGAGAGGCAGCGGGCGGTGCGAAATCTTCTGGAGGAGGTGGAAGCCGAGGCCCGAGGACGGGGTACGCCTGCGTTGGGGGAACGGGCTGTGCGAGCACAGCACCCGCATACCCGGCCCGAGCACCTCAAGCGCAGCCCGCGGCCAGTGGGGCATGCCTCCACGCGTCAGGCGTTGAAGGAGCTACGCGAGCAGTACCGGGCCTTTGTCGCGGTGTTCCGAGAGGCGGCGGAGCGGTGGAGGCGGGGGGATTTCTCGGCGCGCTTTCCTCTCTTCTCCTTCCCACCGCGTGTCGTGCCGGGTCGTGCGGCTCAAATTCTTTGA
- a CDS encoding LA_2272 family surface repeat-containing protein — protein MLLVLGGVPSARAQTWSEWRMDSAGPEGPVLFPVNVSLWPALSTNQRFVGPYVHNLLSLGLVIDHPYLLSGVQAALGGALVETSMRGGQVALGLAAAGSDVTGLQVGGFGAMAQHSLFGLQVSPGLAILGESDTSLFSRVKDFRYRRRSPGSVGLQLGGLGALMTNDGTLEGIQLAGGAAYIRNLQGMQAAGLLAWSETEHTGLQVASFTKARKMRGLQLGLVNVVDELAGVQLGLVNVSRTPRGLRLGLVNWVAGFPSSWEIGANDTVPLQVAWRTGTPGLYSLVGVGLMGLEGPRPSALAGLGTSVAVGARVSFSPELVYTHAWRLAPASTVARVLQVRLPVRWEVREGLWLHVGPTLNAGRFDSSAPGYLPLLKRLDVGGRPVHLWPGLFAGVGFRLPWPRVEQPSFQARSSCPPWPCLA, from the coding sequence ATGCTGCTCGTGCTGGGCGGGGTTCCTTCCGCTCGGGCGCAGACGTGGAGCGAGTGGAGGATGGACTCGGCGGGCCCCGAGGGACCCGTCCTGTTTCCCGTCAATGTCTCCTTGTGGCCGGCTCTCTCCACCAACCAGCGATTCGTGGGCCCCTACGTCCACAACCTCCTGTCGCTCGGACTGGTCATCGACCATCCCTACCTGCTCTCGGGCGTGCAGGCCGCCCTGGGCGGAGCCCTGGTGGAAACCTCCATGAGGGGGGGGCAGGTCGCGCTCGGACTCGCGGCGGCGGGCAGTGACGTCACGGGTCTCCAGGTGGGCGGTTTTGGCGCAATGGCGCAGCACTCGCTCTTCGGGCTGCAGGTGTCTCCGGGGCTCGCGATCCTCGGGGAGTCGGACACGAGTCTCTTCTCCCGGGTGAAGGACTTCCGGTATCGGAGGAGGTCACCCGGAAGCGTGGGCCTCCAGCTGGGCGGACTTGGAGCGCTCATGACGAATGACGGCACGCTCGAGGGAATCCAGCTCGCGGGGGGCGCCGCCTACATCCGGAATCTCCAGGGAATGCAGGCCGCGGGTCTCCTCGCCTGGTCGGAGACGGAGCACACCGGCCTGCAAGTGGCTTCCTTCACGAAGGCCCGGAAGATGCGAGGCCTCCAGTTGGGGCTCGTCAACGTCGTGGACGAGTTGGCCGGAGTGCAACTGGGCCTCGTCAATGTGTCGAGAACACCGCGGGGTCTCCGCCTGGGACTGGTGAACTGGGTGGCGGGCTTCCCCTCCTCCTGGGAGATAGGGGCGAACGACACCGTGCCGCTCCAGGTCGCCTGGCGCACGGGGACTCCCGGGCTGTACTCCCTGGTGGGTGTGGGCTTGATGGGGCTGGAGGGGCCACGTCCCTCGGCCCTGGCGGGGTTGGGCACGAGCGTGGCCGTGGGAGCGCGCGTCTCCTTCTCGCCCGAGCTCGTCTACACCCACGCCTGGCGGCTGGCTCCGGCCAGCACGGTGGCGCGGGTGCTTCAGGTGCGGCTCCCCGTGCGCTGGGAGGTGCGGGAGGGGCTGTGGTTGCACGTGGGCCCCACCTTGAACGCGGGCAGGTTCGACAGCTCGGCCCCCGGCTACCTGCCGCTCCTGAAACGCCTGGACGTGGGAGGGCGCCCCGTGCATCTCTGGCCCGGGCTCTTCGCGGGTGTGGGCTTCCGGCTGCCCTGGCCACGCGTGGAGCAGCCGAGCTTCCAGGCGCGGTCTTCCTGTCCTCCCTGGCCGTGCTTAGCGTGA
- a CDS encoding Mpo1-like protein → MLGNRTSAEWVAEYSKSHTHTVNRFCHTLGIPMIAASVPFAVASPFVPGLWKLPVGLFVVGWTFQFVGHAFERKPPEFLKDWRFLFVGLRWWVAKVAGPGP, encoded by the coding sequence ATGCTCGGCAATCGCACGTCGGCGGAGTGGGTGGCTGAGTACTCGAAGAGCCACACCCATACGGTCAACCGCTTCTGCCACACCCTCGGCATCCCGATGATTGCCGCCTCGGTGCCGTTCGCGGTCGCCTCGCCCTTCGTCCCGGGACTGTGGAAGCTCCCCGTCGGTCTCTTCGTGGTGGGCTGGACCTTCCAGTTCGTGGGCCACGCCTTCGAGCGCAAGCCTCCCGAGTTCCTGAAGGACTGGCGCTTCCTCTTCGTGGGGCTGCGGTGGTGGGTGGCCAAGGTGGCCGGCCCAGGCCCCTGA
- a CDS encoding DUF5995 family protein, protein MAPSSSPSLAPAPSPSPAPPTTIDEVIQQANDIIDQSLRNPSRIGYFTALYERVTVNVRRALIAGNVFQDNARMARLDVVFASRFLAAWNTWSSGGTPTKSWKMAFDALDQDSPLVLQHLLLGMNAHINLDLGIAAATVAPGPQLAALKEDFHRINALLSRLVAVIEVELGEVSPRLKRLEAISPDGENAVFNFAMDAAREGAWLLAEILAPLPQEKWGPLIETHDQVVADLGKLILHPGALAEGLIAWIREAESKDVAYNIQVTGG, encoded by the coding sequence ATGGCTCCGTCCTCCTCTCCGTCCCTTGCTCCCGCCCCATCTCCGTCTCCCGCTCCGCCCACGACCATCGACGAGGTCATCCAGCAGGCCAATGACATCATCGACCAGTCGCTGCGGAATCCTTCGCGCATCGGTTACTTCACCGCGCTCTACGAGCGGGTCACCGTCAACGTGAGGCGAGCGCTCATCGCGGGCAATGTCTTCCAGGACAACGCCCGCATGGCGCGGCTGGACGTGGTCTTCGCCAGCCGCTTCCTGGCCGCCTGGAATACCTGGTCCTCCGGTGGCACTCCGACGAAGTCGTGGAAGATGGCCTTCGACGCCCTGGATCAGGACTCCCCGTTGGTCCTTCAGCACCTGCTGCTGGGGATGAACGCCCACATCAATCTGGACCTCGGCATCGCCGCGGCGACCGTGGCGCCTGGTCCGCAGCTGGCCGCGTTGAAGGAGGACTTCCACCGGATCAACGCCCTCCTGTCGCGGCTCGTCGCCGTGATTGAAGTGGAGCTCGGCGAGGTCTCTCCCCGCTTGAAGCGCCTCGAGGCCATCAGCCCCGATGGGGAGAACGCGGTGTTCAACTTCGCGATGGATGCCGCGCGCGAGGGAGCCTGGTTGCTGGCCGAGATCCTCGCGCCGCTGCCCCAGGAGAAATGGGGGCCCCTCATCGAAACGCATGACCAGGTCGTGGCCGACCTGGGCAAGCTCATCCTCCACCCCGGAGCGCTGGCGGAGGGGTTGATCGCGTGGATCCGCGAGGCCGAGTCGAAGGACGTCGCCTACAACATCCAGGTGACCGGCGGGTAG